From the genome of Solea senegalensis isolate Sse05_10M linkage group LG21, IFAPA_SoseM_1, whole genome shotgun sequence:
CTGCTTTGACTGTATACTGTTTGCTTATTCTGCTTCTACATATAGTGAGACACTTCAGCTCCAAGTTTTCTCCAAATCAATGGATTTTCAACTATTCCATTACAAAAAGACTGTATCTCCATGTTACACATGCATTGTAAGTCTGTATTTCATTTCAATGACATATtatacatgcacataaacagtCAGTATGAATTTGTAACGCTACACATGAATATGCACATTATATGTATAATACACGTGATTTCTCTTATCTATTTGTAGACTGTCATTTTACTGTATTTCGTTCGACATTTAGCCTTCAACTGCTGTCAAATTCACTCtaaataaatatcaatcaaGATTAAACttatctcattttcttttctgtcaacTTTGACTTGGTTACAGTTTGACTTTagtttaaatttcacaaatcaTCCCTGCAATTTGTTTGCCCCTAACGTAAGCTATTTGTTATGCATTATTTGAACTAAATATCTGTGATCTGCGGGAGGGTTAGTGATATGTCACTGTTTGGACCAATCATCCTTTAGTACAGACTTCTCCATCACAATTACTAACACTGTCAATTTTAATATTGTGTGAGACCTTCAGTCCTCCTTTAGGGAGTTACCAGTATTTGCATAATAGCACAGATATTATTAGTTCACACGTATGTGGGAAACAAGGTGTTGTCTGGAGTCAGGATGTGCATATGCTGTTCATATCACCTTTAGGTACAGCGATAGTGGGATCTGCCGCTCGTCAACCTGGTGGAAACATAGTGAAACACTTGCAAACAAGACTTTTAATGGCAAGATCAACATTAAGTATGGCTCAAACAAATGCTCTTTGAAGGGGACAAGAAAATGGCTGAGGAGTCTGCGATGTGTCAGTGACACTTAACTAAGGTAAGAGGTTTCGTTTACTACACAAAACTGCATAGTATTCAATCTGAATTGGAGAAGGCAACAAAGGgcttctcaatcctggtcctatAGACCCACTGCCCTgaatgttttagatgttttcctgctccaacacacctcattcaaataaatggatCATTAGACTTTTTCAGTGCTTGATgatgagctgactatttgaatcaggtgtgttggagcaggggaaacaaatgcaggacagtgggtccACAGGAAAAGAGttgagaaaccctgctctaACTACtctaaataattaaattgtgtgtggttgtgtgataTATGGTGAAATATAACAATAGCCTACTTATATTTATCAGTATGATTTACTAGCACAGACatttctgaaaataaagttgtatagagccaaaaaaacaaaaatcctatATAAGCAACTGAATAACATAGAATGGATGTTGATATCAGGTCTGAATGAGGGCCTTTATGAATGTTTTTAACAACAGaatctggtgtgtgtttgtttgacagatCTCTGTTCCCGAGACAACCATTGATCTTGTGTTCATGGAGGGCACATACATGAACTCCTCTGTGCTCAACATCTCTCACAGACCCGACAACTCCACTGTTGGAGAGATGACAATGTATGAGCAATGCAAACACATGCCTGCTGTCCTCATTTGGTACTTGTGCTTTCAGTTTATCAACATGTTCCTGGGCATACCTGCCAATCTCACCGTGCTGTGGCTCATTCACAAGAACAAAGACTCCTCCAGCTCAGATATCTTCATCTTTCAACTGGCAATATTAGATATGCTATTCTGCCTCATCCCTCCTCTTGAACTGGCCAACCTATTCTTCCTCAATACCAGCAGCATTGGGTACGTCCTGCGCTTCTTCTACGGCCTGAAAGACTTCTCACCACTGTTTCTTTCCTGCATCAGCTTGGACCGGTACGTAGCTGTGGTCCACCCCATCTTCTTCACTCAGCTCAAGGGCCGGCATCACAGAACAGTAGTGGCCATAGTGGTCTGGCTCATCATTTTGGCCTATACTGCTGCTTTTTGTGTAGACAAGATTCCCAACTTTAAGAAGGTCTTCCCAGCAATGATATctgtaacatttgttttcatggtcTTCTGCAACATTGCCATTCTGTGGGTGCTGCGGCAGTCTGGGCCCGGCACAGATGAGATGCACCCTGTGAAAAAGAGAGCCTTCAAAATGGTCCTCATCATCCTGGCCATAACAGTGTTCCACTACCTTCCACCTGTGGCACTGTTCCACTTAGAGAAATATTACTCTCCTGAAGTGTTTCAATGCTATATTGACTTCTTGGCTTTCGGCTTGATGAATTTCGGCAGTAGCACTCAACCGATGCTCTACCTCTCCAAGGAAAAGATGCCACAGAGCCTCAACTGCTGCCACAGCTGCACCACTCATTTACAATAGGCCCACATGAAAGGTTCCTATATTAAAGTTAATCTACGAATGTACTCATGTggtacaatacaatacaaaaataatatatttaaattgttttgatttaaatattgattaattttggatttctgattttttttacacaaatttCTCCAAGTATCaccactttcaaaataaactacgTATACACAGTTACCACAGttcacttaaaggtccagtgtttaacaaTAAGTCACTGGAAAACATTTCGTATGGAATGCACGCTCTGTGTGGTTTGTCTATTTGGGgctgttgtaaaaacatggcggcacaagacAGCAGCCTC
Proteins encoded in this window:
- the LOC122758642 gene encoding proteinase-activated receptor 3-like, which gives rise to MEGTYMNSSVLNISHRPDNSTVGEMTMYEQCKHMPAVLIWYLCFQFINMFLGIPANLTVLWLIHKNKDSSSSDIFIFQLAILDMLFCLIPPLELANLFFLNTSSIGYVLRFFYGLKDFSPLFLSCISLDRYVAVVHPIFFTQLKGRHHRTVVAIVVWLIILAYTAAFCVDKIPNFKKVFPAMISVTFVFMVFCNIAILWVLRQSGPGTDEMHPVKKRAFKMVLIILAITVFHYLPPVALFHLEKYYSPEVFQCYIDFLAFGLMNFGSSTQPMLYLSKEKMPQSLNCCHSCTTHLQ